The following are from one region of the Mixophyes fleayi isolate aMixFle1 chromosome 7, aMixFle1.hap1, whole genome shotgun sequence genome:
- the LOC142098711 gene encoding hemoglobin subunit alpha-5-like, protein MTFSDAEKAAIVGIWGKVSGKVNTLGAEALERLFLSFPQTKTYFSHFDVSHGSADLQAHGGKVLAALGDAAKHLDNLDGALSKLSDLHAYNLRVDPGNFKLLSHCILVVLASHFPAEFDATAHAAWDKFIAAVSGVLISKYR, encoded by the exons ATGACGTTCTCTGATGCTGAGAAGGCTGCAATTGTGGGCATTTGGGGCAAAGTTTCCGGGAAAGTAAACACTCTCGGTGCTGAAGCTTtggaaag GTTATTTCTGAGTTTCCCTCAGACCAAGACTTACTTCAGCCACTTTGATGTGAGCCACGGATCTGCTGATCTCCAGGCTCATGGAGGTAAGGTCCTTGCTGCCCTTGGAGATGCTGCTAAGCATCTGGACAACTTAGATGGAGCCCTGTCCAAGCTGAGTGACCTGCATGCATACAACCTGAGAGTGGACCCAGGAAACTTCAAG CTGCTGTCTCACTGCATCCTGGTTGTTCTGGCTTCTCACTTCCCAGCTGAGTTTGATGCAACAGCCCATGCTGCCTGGGACAAGTTCATCGCTGCTGTCTCCGGTGTTCTTATCTCCAAATACAGATAA
- the LOC142098712 gene encoding hemoglobin subunit alpha-3-like, which yields MTFSDAEKAAIVGIWGKVSGNVNALGAEALERLFLSFPQTKTYFSHFDVSHGSTDLQAHGGKVLAALGDAAKHLDNLDGALSKLSDLHAYNLRVDPGNFKLLSHCILVVLASHFPAEFDATAHAACDKFIAAVSGVLTSKYR from the exons ATGACTTTCTCTGATGCTGAGAAGGCTGCAATTGTGGGCATTTGGGGCAAAGTCTCCGGAAATGTAAACGCTCTCGGTGCTGAAGCTTtggaaag GCTATTTCTGAGCTTCCCTCAGACCAAGACTTACTTCAGCCACTTTGATGTGAGCCACGGATCTACTGATCTCCAGGCTCATGGAGGTAAGGTCCTTGCTGCCCTTGGAGATGCTGCTAAGCATCTGGACAACTTAGATGGAGCCCTGTCCAAGCTGAGTGACCTTCATGCATACAACCTGAGAGTGGACCCAGGAAACTTCAAG ctgctgtctCACTGCATCCTGGTTGTTCTGGCTTCCCACTTCCCAGCTGAGTTTGATGCAACAGCCCATGCTGCCTGTGACAAGTTCATCGCTGCTGTCTCTGGTGTTCTTACCTCCAAATACAGATAA
- the LOC142098713 gene encoding hemoglobin subunit alpha-3-like, with the protein MTFSDAEKAAIVGIWGKVSKNVNVLGAEALERLFLSFPQTKTYFSHFDVSHGSADLQAHGGKVLAALGDAAKHLDNLDVALSKLSDLHAYNLRVDPGNFKLLSHCILVVLASHFPAEFDATAHAAWDKFIAAVSSVLISKYR; encoded by the exons ATGACGTTCTCTGATGCTGAGAAAGCTGCAATTGTGGGCATTTGGGGCAAAGTCTCCAAAAATGTAAACGTTCTCGGTGCTGAAGCTTTGGAAAG GCTATTTCTGAGCTTCCCTCAGACCAAGACTTACTTCAGCCACTTTGATGTGAGCCACGGATCTGCTGATCTCCAGGCTCATGGAGGTAAGGTCCTTGCTGCCCTTGGAGATGCTGCTAAGCATCTGGACAACTTAGATGTAGCCCTGTCCAAGCTGAGTGACCTGCATGCATACAACCTGAGAGTGGACCCAGGAAACTTCAAG ctgctgtctCACTGCATCCTGGTTGTTCTGGCTTCCCACTTCCCAGCTGAGTTTGATGCAACAGCCCATGCTGCCTGGGACAAGTTCATCGCTGCGGTCTCCAGTGTTCTTATCTCCAAATACAGATAA